One genomic window of Kaistia geumhonensis includes the following:
- a CDS encoding lysozyme inhibitor LprI family protein, producing the protein MRIFGQWKGAAFALALAGLPATAGAASFDCAKAAAPDEIAICASRALDDADVEMATRYDMLLQLLAMGAAGDLRDSQRAFLKSRAACGSDEVCLTKAYADRIDALKKGFAGIVAMGPF; encoded by the coding sequence ATGCGCATCTTCGGCCAATGGAAGGGCGCGGCGTTTGCGCTGGCACTGGCGGGACTTCCCGCAACGGCGGGCGCGGCCAGCTTCGACTGCGCCAAGGCGGCGGCACCGGACGAGATCGCGATCTGCGCGAGCCGTGCGCTCGACGACGCGGATGTCGAGATGGCGACGCGCTACGACATGCTGCTGCAACTGCTCGCCATGGGGGCGGCCGGCGATCTGCGCGACTCGCAGCGCGCGTTCCTGAAAAGCCGTGCCGCCTGCGGCAGCGACGAGGTCTGCCTCACCAAGGCCTATGCCGACCGCATCGACGCTTTGAAGAAGGGCTTCGCCGGCATCGTCGCGATGGGGCCTTTCTAG